One window of the Chitinophaga niabensis genome contains the following:
- the purD gene encoding phosphoribosylamine--glycine ligase, whose product MNILLLGSGGREHALAWKIAQSTACTHLYIAPGNAGTAAYGTNVNIGVSDFEKIKDFCLNNKIDMLVPGSEEPLVKGVYDFFKADAALQHIPVIGPSEEGAQMEGSKAFAKLFMQRHNIPTAAYREFSEANFEEGVAYIRQHAVPIVLKADGLAAGKGVVITSSHDEAVQEFEEMIRSAKFGEAGKKVVIEQFLTGIELSVFVLTDGKNYKILPTAKDYKRIGEGDTGLNTGGMGAVSPVPFAQGAFMEMVEDRIIRPTVEGLAKENITYQGFIFFGLINVEGEPFVIEYNCRMGDPETEVVIPRLQNDLLELFTAVQKQALDQMTVYEDPRAAATVMLVSKGYPESYEKGKVITEIPAPAKDQLVFHAGTKADGDQVLTNGGRVIAITSLASDLQLALTHSRQTAERIQFDGKYYRRDIGYEFVS is encoded by the coding sequence ATGAATATTTTACTGTTAGGAAGTGGTGGCCGGGAGCACGCGCTGGCCTGGAAGATAGCACAAAGCACTGCATGTACACACTTGTACATTGCCCCTGGAAATGCAGGAACAGCTGCTTATGGCACCAATGTGAACATAGGCGTAAGTGATTTTGAGAAGATAAAAGACTTTTGCCTGAACAATAAGATAGATATGCTGGTGCCCGGTTCTGAAGAACCGCTGGTGAAGGGCGTTTATGATTTCTTCAAAGCAGATGCAGCATTACAGCATATTCCGGTGATCGGCCCTTCTGAAGAAGGCGCGCAAATGGAGGGCAGTAAAGCTTTTGCGAAGTTATTCATGCAAAGGCATAACATCCCTACCGCTGCTTACAGGGAGTTCAGTGAAGCCAATTTTGAAGAAGGTGTAGCTTACATCCGCCAGCATGCCGTACCTATTGTATTAAAGGCAGATGGCCTGGCAGCCGGTAAAGGGGTAGTGATCACTTCTTCTCATGATGAAGCGGTACAGGAGTTTGAGGAAATGATCCGCTCTGCCAAGTTTGGAGAAGCAGGTAAAAAAGTAGTGATAGAGCAGTTCCTGACGGGTATAGAACTTTCCGTGTTCGTACTTACGGATGGTAAGAACTATAAGATCCTGCCTACTGCAAAGGATTACAAGCGGATCGGAGAAGGAGATACCGGTTTGAATACCGGCGGCATGGGAGCTGTTTCACCTGTTCCGTTTGCACAGGGGGCTTTTATGGAAATGGTGGAAGACCGTATCATACGCCCTACAGTAGAAGGTTTGGCTAAAGAGAACATTACTTACCAGGGCTTTATATTCTTTGGTTTGATCAATGTGGAAGGAGAACCCTTTGTAATTGAATACAATTGCAGGATGGGCGATCCGGAAACAGAGGTAGTGATCCCGCGTCTGCAGAATGATCTGCTGGAACTGTTTACAGCCGTACAAAAGCAGGCCCTGGATCAGATGACGGTGTATGAAGATCCCCGTGCAGCAGCTACCGTTATGCTGGTAAGCAAAGGATACCCTGAATCCTATGAAAAAGGAAAGGTGATCACAGAGATACCAGCCCCTGCAAAAGACCAGCTGGTGTTCCATGCAGGCACTAAAGCAGATGGAGATCAGGTACTTACAAACGGTGGCCGTGTGATAGCTATAACATCTTTGGCAAGCGATTTGCAGTTAGCGTTGACTCACTCGAGGCAAACTGCAGAGCGCATTCAATTCGATGGTAAGTATTACAGGAGAGATATTGGATATGAATTTGTTAGTTAA
- a CDS encoding rod shape-determining protein: MGFFNFLTQEIAIDLGTANTLIIHNDSVVVDEPSIVAIERASGKIVAVGKKAMMMHEKTHEYLRTIRPLKDGVIADFNAAEGMIRELIKMIYPKKPLFAPSWRMVICIPSSITEVEKRAVRDSAEQAGAKEVYLIHEPMAAALGIGIDVEEPVGNMIIDIGGGTTGISVIALAGIVCDQSIRIAGDEFTADIMEALRRYHSLLIGERTAEQIKIGIGSALKELDNPPDDIPVNGRDLVTGIPKQIMVSYQEIAEALDKSIFKIEEAILKALETTPPELASDIYRRGLYLTGGGALLRGLDKRLSQKIKLPVHVADDPLRAVVRGTGIALKHIGKYPFLMQ; encoded by the coding sequence ATGGGCTTCTTTAACTTTTTAACTCAGGAGATTGCAATCGACCTTGGAACTGCCAATACACTGATCATTCACAATGACTCAGTTGTAGTAGACGAGCCTTCCATTGTTGCTATAGAAAGAGCCAGTGGCAAGATCGTTGCTGTAGGCAAAAAAGCGATGATGATGCACGAGAAAACGCATGAATACCTGCGTACGATCCGTCCTTTGAAAGACGGTGTGATTGCAGACTTCAATGCGGCCGAGGGCATGATCCGTGAGCTTATCAAAATGATATACCCTAAAAAGCCATTGTTTGCGCCAAGCTGGCGGATGGTGATATGTATCCCTTCCAGCATCACAGAGGTGGAAAAACGTGCGGTGCGCGACTCTGCTGAGCAGGCAGGTGCAAAAGAAGTATATCTGATCCATGAACCAATGGCTGCCGCCCTTGGTATAGGTATAGACGTAGAAGAACCCGTAGGTAACATGATCATTGATATCGGAGGTGGTACCACCGGTATTTCTGTAATTGCCCTGGCTGGTATCGTGTGCGACCAGAGTATCCGTATTGCAGGTGATGAGTTCACCGCAGATATCATGGAAGCCCTCCGCCGCTATCATAGTTTACTGATCGGTGAAAGAACCGCCGAGCAGATCAAGATCGGCATCGGTTCTGCCCTCAAAGAACTGGATAACCCGCCGGATGATATCCCCGTAAATGGCCGTGACCTTGTAACCGGTATCCCCAAGCAGATCATGGTATCTTATCAGGAGATCGCGGAAGCGCTGGACAAATCAATCTTTAAAATAGAAGAAGCTATCCTGAAAGCGCTGGAAACAACGCCGCCGGAGCTGGCATCAGATATCTACCGCCGTGGTTTATACCTCACCGGTGGTGGTGCGTTATTACGTGGCCTGGATAAACGTTTGAGCCAAAAGATCAAACTGCCTGTGCATGTTGCAGACGATCCGCTGCGCGCCGTAGTAAGAGGTACAGGTATTGCCCTGAAACATATTGGCAAGTATCCATTCCTGATGCAATAA
- the mreC gene encoding rod shape-determining protein MreC codes for MRNLIIFLRRYFNFFLFLLLEVICFIFVFRNNNFQRTVYLNSASSISGKLYTKYNSVQYYFHLQSTNDSLVKENLRLHNEAASSFDTRDTGSFVKFDTLRKYSNDTARKLLSTEMRKFLYREAKVINNSVNREINTITIRRGSKDGIRPNMGVIGPDGAVGVVRSVSENYAVVISLLYKSSGAANNSNFGFSAKLKSSGEIGTVYWDGASGGYGYMKDVPRSAKLHKGDTIITSGFSAVFPENIAVGYIDTFRLSDKSSTSYSIRMKFATNFYNLQYVYVIENLLRDEQTRLEDSTRNLLK; via the coding sequence GTGCGAAATCTGATCATTTTCTTAAGGCGGTATTTCAACTTCTTTCTGTTTCTGCTGCTGGAGGTGATTTGTTTTATATTCGTATTCAGGAACAACAACTTCCAGCGTACTGTATACCTCAACTCCGCCAGTAGCATCAGCGGCAAGCTGTACACTAAATACAATAGTGTACAATACTACTTCCATCTTCAATCTACTAACGACAGCCTTGTAAAGGAAAACCTCCGTTTGCACAACGAGGCGGCTTCCAGCTTTGATACCCGCGATACCGGATCCTTTGTTAAGTTCGATACATTAAGGAAATACAGTAATGACACCGCCCGCAAACTGCTGAGCACCGAAATGCGGAAGTTCCTTTACCGGGAAGCCAAAGTGATCAACAACTCCGTGAACCGGGAGATCAATACCATCACTATCCGCCGCGGCAGTAAAGATGGTATCCGTCCGAACATGGGAGTGATCGGGCCTGATGGAGCCGTAGGCGTGGTAAGGAGTGTAAGTGAAAACTACGCCGTGGTGATCTCCCTGTTATATAAGTCTTCCGGGGCCGCCAATAACTCCAACTTCGGCTTCAGTGCCAAACTGAAAAGCTCCGGGGAAATTGGAACGGTTTACTGGGATGGCGCCAGCGGTGGTTATGGTTATATGAAAGATGTGCCCCGCAGTGCCAAACTGCATAAAGGCGATACCATTATCACCAGCGGATTCTCCGCCGTATTCCCTGAAAATATAGCAGTAGGCTATATTGATACCTTCCGGCTGTCAGACAAGTCCAGCACCTCTTACAGCATCCGGATGAAATTTGCTACCAACTTTTACAACCTGCAATATGTGTATGTGATCGAAAACCTGCTGCGCGATGAGCAAACCCGGTTGGAAGATTCTACACGCAACCTGCTAAAATGA
- the mrdA gene encoding penicillin-binding protein 2, which yields MSVYNQPRKRVIQLIILGMVSLIVVRLFFLQVVETKYSKLADANAVLKKVIYPSRGIIYDRKGRSILRNEALYDLMVTPASVKKIDTAYLCEILKIDMEEFRKRIANAIRREGRVRQSVFASLLPPETYGKLQESMYLFQPGFELLLRPVRSYPYGAGANFLGYIGEISPSQLKNANYSAYQQGDYLGLTGLENTYESTLMGQRGIQYLVKDNLNRPQGPLENGEFDTVAIAGKNLRLALDIELQILGEQMMKGKVGSIVAIDPATGGILAMVSGPTFDPNLLSGSYKALNLGRLMVDTTSPMLNRAIQASYAPGSTFKPVTGLIALDEGVITPSFGYPCHGGYVQCGRFIACTHKNPGHAANLRVAMANSCNSYFMHLYRLSVDNNKWGGTTKGQVKWTEYLSNMGFGHRLGIDIPNEKSGVIPDTARMNRRYTGRWNSCSEVYVGMGQGLLDLTPLQLANAMCIIANRGSYYVPHFVESIDNDKSDLLKKYKEKRDVATHISADAFSQVILGMEDVVTSGTARGAQIEGVAVCGKTGTAENYARVNGVMTKQPNHSLFVGFAPKDNPKIAIAVIVENAGFGATYAVPIASILMEKYLTDTISVKRRPILQRMMETVTMSAPMRAKSKVDSLNSVSYTATAGEELLKKILSN from the coding sequence ATGTCTGTTTATAATCAGCCCAGAAAAAGAGTTATTCAGTTGATCATCCTTGGCATGGTGTCACTCATCGTGGTAAGGTTGTTCTTTTTGCAGGTAGTGGAAACTAAATACTCCAAACTTGCGGATGCCAATGCGGTATTGAAAAAAGTGATCTATCCCAGCCGGGGGATCATTTACGACCGCAAAGGGAGAAGTATTCTGCGCAACGAGGCTTTGTACGACCTGATGGTAACCCCCGCCAGTGTTAAAAAAATAGATACCGCTTATTTATGTGAGATACTGAAGATAGATATGGAAGAGTTCCGCAAGCGGATCGCCAATGCTATCAGAAGAGAGGGGCGTGTACGCCAGTCTGTATTTGCCAGTTTGCTGCCACCGGAAACCTACGGTAAGCTGCAGGAAAGCATGTACCTCTTTCAACCCGGCTTTGAATTATTACTTCGCCCCGTACGTTCTTACCCTTACGGTGCAGGCGCCAACTTCCTTGGATACATCGGTGAAATTTCTCCAAGCCAGCTGAAGAATGCTAATTACAGTGCTTACCAGCAGGGAGATTACCTGGGCCTTACAGGATTGGAGAACACATATGAGAGTACACTTATGGGCCAGCGTGGTATCCAGTACCTCGTGAAAGATAACCTCAACAGGCCACAGGGCCCATTGGAGAATGGAGAGTTTGATACCGTGGCCATTGCAGGTAAAAACCTGCGCCTGGCTTTGGATATTGAATTGCAGATCCTGGGTGAGCAGATGATGAAAGGCAAGGTGGGCAGCATTGTAGCGATAGATCCTGCAACAGGAGGTATCCTGGCAATGGTTAGTGGTCCTACTTTTGACCCGAACTTATTATCCGGTTCCTATAAAGCCCTCAACCTCGGAAGGCTCATGGTAGATACCACCTCCCCGATGCTGAACAGGGCTATCCAGGCTTCCTATGCACCGGGCTCCACATTCAAACCTGTAACCGGATTGATCGCTTTGGATGAAGGTGTGATCACCCCTTCTTTTGGATATCCCTGCCATGGCGGATATGTGCAATGCGGAAGGTTCATTGCCTGTACCCACAAAAATCCGGGTCACGCTGCCAACCTCCGGGTGGCCATGGCCAATTCCTGTAACTCTTATTTCATGCACCTCTACCGTTTGTCTGTAGACAACAACAAATGGGGCGGTACTACAAAAGGACAGGTTAAATGGACGGAATACCTCAGCAACATGGGCTTTGGCCACAGGCTGGGAATTGATATCCCGAACGAAAAATCAGGCGTTATACCAGATACGGCAAGAATGAACAGGCGTTATACCGGCCGCTGGAATTCCTGCTCTGAAGTATATGTGGGAATGGGGCAGGGGCTGTTAGACCTTACGCCACTGCAATTGGCGAATGCGATGTGCATCATTGCCAACAGGGGTTCTTATTATGTACCGCATTTCGTGGAAAGTATAGATAACGATAAGTCTGACCTGCTCAAAAAATACAAAGAGAAACGTGATGTGGCCACACATATCAGCGCAGATGCTTTCTCCCAGGTAATTTTAGGTATGGAAGATGTGGTAACAAGTGGTACAGCAAGAGGTGCGCAGATAGAAGGGGTTGCCGTATGCGGAAAAACAGGTACAGCAGAAAACTACGCCAGGGTGAACGGGGTAATGACCAAACAACCCAACCACTCGCTCTTTGTAGGTTTTGCGCCGAAGGACAATCCTAAGATCGCCATAGCGGTGATTGTAGAGAATGCAGGTTTTGGTGCTACTTATGCAGTACCTATTGCCAGCATTTTGATGGAGAAGTACCTGACGGATACTATTTCTGTAAAACGCAGGCCTATCCTGCAAAGGATGATGGAAACCGTTACCATGTCCGCCCCGATGCGTGCAAAATCAAAAGTGGATTCCCTCAACAGCGTAAGTTATACTGCTACTGCCGGGGAAGAATTGCTCAAAAAGATCCTATCAAATTAA
- the rodA gene encoding rod shape-determining protein RodA: MNRSQAKLTAGIDWPIFGLYLALVAIGLMAIFAAEYREGDDVIRNLLGQNKNWARQVLWLGVSMILATGIWLTDSKFFTATANLWYAFGMLLLLIVLAIGTGVKGSNSWLELGGFRFQPAELTKLCTNLALAKYLSSMETDFSKMRSRLIAAAMVLVPCAIIILQDETGLALVYFCFFLVMFREGLPAALLVIAFSGIILVLSALLVDKYVLLYIFTGIAALVIYFSRREIRRKKSRLAMILSIWAFCSAFVLFVVPFAFTKVLKDYQVRRIEVMLGKENDPKATYNTRQSMIAIGSGGFWGKGYLKGTQTRFDFVPEQSTDFIFCTIGEDFGFVGSLVFIGLYVALLFRIIFIAERQRSTFSRVYAYGVASIIFFHLAINISMTIGLAPVIGIPLPLVSYGGSSLMTFTMLIFIMLRLDADRQMVLR; the protein is encoded by the coding sequence ATGAACCGCTCACAAGCGAAACTTACTGCAGGAATTGACTGGCCCATTTTTGGGCTGTACCTGGCATTGGTAGCAATTGGCCTGATGGCTATTTTCGCTGCTGAGTACAGGGAAGGGGATGATGTGATCCGCAACCTGCTTGGCCAGAATAAAAACTGGGCCCGCCAGGTGCTCTGGCTGGGTGTGTCCATGATCCTGGCCACCGGCATCTGGTTAACGGATAGTAAGTTCTTCACTGCCACAGCTAATCTCTGGTATGCATTCGGGATGTTGTTACTCCTGATCGTATTGGCGATCGGTACCGGGGTGAAGGGTTCCAATTCATGGCTGGAACTAGGCGGTTTCCGCTTTCAGCCGGCAGAGCTCACAAAACTATGTACCAACCTGGCCCTGGCGAAATACCTTTCTTCCATGGAAACGGATTTCTCCAAAATGCGTTCCCGCCTGATAGCAGCAGCCATGGTACTGGTTCCGTGTGCCATCATCATCCTGCAGGATGAAACAGGGCTGGCGCTGGTATATTTCTGTTTCTTCCTGGTGATGTTCCGCGAAGGTTTACCGGCTGCACTGCTGGTGATTGCTTTTTCAGGGATCATCCTGGTATTATCAGCTTTACTTGTAGACAAATACGTTCTCTTATACATCTTTACCGGTATCGCCGCATTGGTGATCTATTTTTCAAGGCGAGAGATCAGGCGTAAGAAATCACGGCTGGCCATGATCCTGTCCATCTGGGCTTTCTGTTCTGCCTTCGTACTCTTTGTAGTGCCTTTTGCTTTTACCAAAGTGCTGAAAGATTACCAGGTACGCCGTATTGAAGTAATGCTGGGTAAAGAGAATGATCCCAAAGCTACTTACAATACCCGCCAGAGTATGATTGCCATTGGTTCCGGTGGTTTCTGGGGAAAAGGATACCTGAAAGGCACACAAACCCGTTTCGACTTTGTGCCGGAACAAAGTACTGACTTTATCTTCTGTACCATCGGGGAAGATTTTGGTTTTGTAGGAAGCCTTGTATTCATAGGATTATATGTTGCCCTGCTCTTCCGGATCATCTTTATTGCAGAACGGCAGCGCTCTACTTTCAGCCGCGTGTATGCGTATGGGGTAGCCAGTATTATCTTCTTCCACCTTGCTATTAATATTTCCATGACCATCGGCCTGGCCCCTGTGATCGGGATTCCGCTGCCACTTGTGAGTTATGGTGGTTCATCCCTGATGACCTTTACCATGCTCATATTTATTATGTTAAGATTGGACGCGGACAGGCAAATGGTATTACGATAA
- a CDS encoding MBL fold metallo-hydrolase — protein sequence MARIIPLSEGSFTVDGTKKFLPFDDHKDSMKDRSTGSLLVEIQPFLVITDRDILLLDSGLGFRNANGVLQLHQNLIDEGINPMEVTKVLMSHLHKDHAGGISVQDLITGERSLSFPHATYYVNRQELDYAFANDGKSYLKEEVDLLTKRDNVVLTEGNGSIDGYIHYEVTGGHCPYHQVFLIDDGEDKVFFGGDVAPQISQMKSRFIAKYDYDGKRTMELRQEYMERGQKEDWTFLFYHDTKQPTTKF from the coding sequence ATGGCACGAATCATACCTTTATCAGAAGGAAGTTTTACAGTAGACGGGACCAAGAAATTCCTCCCTTTTGATGATCATAAAGATTCCATGAAAGACAGATCTACAGGCTCTTTGCTCGTAGAGATCCAACCTTTCCTGGTGATCACGGACCGGGACATCCTCTTACTGGATTCCGGACTCGGTTTCCGCAATGCCAACGGCGTATTACAATTACATCAGAACCTCATAGATGAAGGCATCAACCCCATGGAAGTAACCAAGGTGCTGATGAGCCATCTTCATAAAGACCATGCCGGCGGTATCAGTGTGCAGGACCTCATTACAGGAGAACGCAGCCTGAGCTTTCCGCATGCCACTTATTACGTGAACCGCCAGGAGCTGGATTATGCATTTGCCAATGATGGAAAGTCTTATTTAAAAGAAGAAGTGGACCTCCTTACCAAAAGAGATAATGTAGTGCTCACGGAAGGAAATGGCTCTATAGACGGGTATATCCATTATGAAGTAACAGGCGGGCACTGCCCTTATCACCAGGTGTTCCTGATAGACGATGGAGAAGATAAAGTGTTCTTCGGCGGAGATGTGGCTCCCCAGATCTCACAAATGAAAAGCCGGTTCATTGCCAAGTACGATTACGATGGCAAACGTACCATGGAATTGCGGCAGGAGTATATGGAAAGAGGGCAGAAAGAGGATTGGACCTTCCTTTTCTATCACGATACAAAGCAACCCACTACAAAATTCTGA
- a CDS encoding nuclear transport factor 2 family protein, whose translation MSNFANEWLQAWNSHDLDRIMEHYSENIVFYSPFIKKVNNDVTGRITGKKALREYFQRALSVYTDLHFELYHVLEGVDSQVLYYKSVGNRLAAEMMALNEEGKILEVRAHYKEQ comes from the coding sequence ATGAGTAATTTCGCCAACGAATGGCTGCAGGCATGGAATTCGCATGATCTGGACCGGATCATGGAACATTATTCGGAGAACATTGTTTTCTACTCTCCCTTTATCAAAAAAGTAAATAACGATGTCACCGGGCGCATCACCGGTAAAAAGGCTTTACGCGAATACTTCCAGCGCGCACTGTCTGTTTACACAGATCTTCACTTTGAATTATACCATGTATTGGAAGGAGTGGATTCCCAGGTACTGTACTACAAAAGTGTAGGCAACAGGCTGGCGGCAGAAATGATGGCGCTGAATGAAGAAGGGAAGATTTTAGAGGTAAGGGCGCATTATAAAGAGCAGTAG
- a CDS encoding RNA polymerase sigma factor produces MAVTQEDKELIALYGQPDTKEKGFTLIVRKYQERLYWHIRRLVIDHEDANDVLQNVFIKVWKSLDSFREDARLYTWLYKIATNESLTFLDQQKRKSAISLSDVETGLSNKLQADTQYDANKVEWKLQKAILSLPEKQRVVFNLRYYEEMPYEEMSRVLETSEGALKASYHHAVKKVEEFLKNN; encoded by the coding sequence ATGGCTGTAACGCAAGAAGATAAAGAGTTAATAGCGCTATATGGACAGCCGGATACAAAAGAGAAGGGATTTACCCTTATTGTGCGGAAGTACCAGGAACGATTGTATTGGCATATCCGGCGCCTGGTGATAGACCATGAGGATGCAAACGATGTATTGCAGAATGTGTTCATTAAGGTCTGGAAAAGCCTGGATTCCTTCCGGGAAGATGCCCGCCTGTATACCTGGTTGTACAAAATTGCCACTAACGAAAGCCTTACTTTCCTGGATCAGCAGAAACGTAAATCAGCCATTTCCCTGTCTGACGTAGAAACCGGACTAAGCAATAAACTCCAGGCAGATACTCAATATGATGCTAATAAGGTGGAATGGAAGCTGCAAAAAGCTATTCTCAGCCTGCCGGAAAAGCAGCGGGTGGTATTTAACCTACGGTATTATGAAGAAATGCCATACGAGGAAATGAGCAGGGTATTGGAAACATCTGAGGGAGCGCTGAAGGCATCTTATCATCATGCCGTGAAAAAAGTAGAAGAGTTCCTTAAAAATAACTGA
- a CDS encoding transketolase family protein — MVKDIQVLNEKETRGGFGEGILEAGKRNPNVIALTADLLGSMKLQAFIKEFPDRFVQCGIAEANMIGVAAGMTIGGKIPYTTTFANFSTGRVYDQIRQSVAYSGKNVKICASHAGLTLGEDGATHQILEDIGMMKMLPGMTVIVPCDFNQTKAATIAIADYEGPVYLRFGRPKWPNFTPENQEFQIGKAQVLNEGTDITLFACGHLVWKCIEAGRILEEKGYSVELINIHTIKPLDEAAIIKSIKKTGCAVTAEEHNVLGGLGDSVAQVAARNFPIPIEYIGTNDTFGESGKPTELLTKYGLDTPHIVAAAEKALARKKG; from the coding sequence ATGGTAAAAGATATACAAGTATTGAATGAAAAGGAAACCCGTGGAGGATTCGGTGAAGGTATCCTGGAAGCGGGAAAAAGGAACCCTAACGTGATAGCACTCACTGCGGACCTGTTAGGATCCATGAAATTGCAGGCCTTTATCAAAGAATTCCCGGACCGCTTTGTACAATGCGGTATTGCAGAAGCCAATATGATCGGGGTGGCTGCCGGCATGACCATCGGCGGTAAAATTCCCTACACTACCACTTTCGCGAACTTTTCCACTGGCCGTGTGTACGACCAGATCCGTCAGTCTGTTGCCTATTCCGGCAAAAACGTGAAGATCTGTGCTTCCCACGCTGGTTTAACTTTAGGTGAAGATGGTGCTACCCACCAGATCCTGGAAGACATTGGTATGATGAAAATGCTGCCGGGCATGACTGTGATCGTTCCATGTGATTTCAATCAGACCAAAGCAGCCACCATTGCTATTGCTGATTATGAAGGACCGGTTTATCTCCGTTTTGGCCGTCCAAAATGGCCCAATTTTACCCCTGAGAACCAGGAGTTCCAGATCGGAAAAGCCCAGGTGCTCAATGAAGGTACAGATATCACTCTCTTTGCCTGTGGCCACCTGGTATGGAAATGTATTGAAGCCGGCCGCATCCTCGAAGAAAAAGGATACAGCGTGGAACTGATCAATATCCACACCATTAAACCACTGGACGAAGCTGCTATCATCAAATCCATCAAAAAAACAGGTTGTGCTGTAACTGCAGAAGAACATAACGTGCTGGGTGGCCTGGGAGACAGTGTTGCACAGGTGGCAGCCCGTAATTTCCCTATCCCCATTGAATATATCGGCACCAACGATACTTTCGGGGAAAGTGGCAAACCCACAGAACTATTAACAAAGTATGGCCTGGACACACCGCATATTGTTGCGGCAGCTGAAAAGGCACTTGCCCGTAAAAAAGGCTAA
- the galE gene encoding UDP-glucose 4-epimerase GalE, with the protein MQKVLVTGGCGYIGSHTIVDLINNGFDVVSVDSNIRSTPQLLDGVEKITGKKVRNYKVDLCNLEDTNAVFHENRDIVGVIHFAALKSVGESVNDPLFYFQNNLTSLVNVLKCIKEYKIPNFVFSSSCSVYGNTTALPVVEETPLGEAQSPYARTKQMGEQMIEDFSRVNDTQNILLRYFNPVGAHASALIGELPLGKPDNLVPVITQTAIGKLPKVTVFGTQYPTRDGSCIRDYVHVSDIANAHTKALQYLIEKRNSEKCEVFNLGTGDGVTVLEAIKAFEKISGVKLNYELGAERPGDVIAIYANNTKAKEKLGWAPQFGIDDMMRTAWQWEIALRDRVLNN; encoded by the coding sequence ATGCAAAAAGTCCTCGTCACAGGAGGTTGTGGATACATAGGATCCCATACCATCGTAGATCTGATCAATAATGGATTTGACGTTGTTTCCGTAGACAGTAATATCCGCAGTACACCGCAACTGCTGGACGGCGTGGAAAAGATCACCGGTAAAAAGGTACGCAATTATAAAGTGGACCTCTGCAACCTGGAAGATACCAATGCCGTGTTTCATGAAAACAGGGATATTGTAGGCGTTATTCATTTTGCCGCCCTGAAAAGTGTGGGTGAATCTGTTAATGATCCTTTGTTCTATTTTCAGAACAACCTCACTTCCCTTGTAAATGTGCTGAAATGCATCAAGGAATATAAGATCCCTAACTTTGTATTCTCTTCTTCCTGCTCCGTATATGGCAATACCACTGCCTTGCCGGTAGTGGAAGAAACTCCGTTGGGTGAAGCCCAGAGCCCATATGCGCGTACCAAACAAATGGGCGAGCAGATGATTGAGGACTTCAGCCGGGTGAACGATACACAGAACATCCTGCTCCGTTATTTTAATCCGGTAGGCGCACACGCTTCTGCACTGATCGGAGAACTGCCCCTGGGCAAACCGGATAACCTGGTACCCGTTATCACACAAACCGCTATCGGCAAACTGCCCAAGGTAACGGTTTTTGGTACCCAATACCCTACCCGCGATGGTTCCTGCATCCGCGATTACGTACATGTAAGCGATATTGCCAACGCGCACACAAAAGCGCTGCAGTATTTGATTGAAAAACGTAACAGCGAAAAATGCGAGGTGTTCAACCTGGGTACCGGAGATGGTGTAACTGTACTGGAAGCCATCAAGGCATTCGAAAAGATCTCCGGCGTGAAACTGAATTATGAGCTGGGTGCTGAAAGGCCCGGCGATGTAATAGCCATCTATGCTAATAATACAAAAGCAAAGGAAAAACTGGGATGGGCGCCCCAATTTGGTATCGACGACATGATGCGCACAGCCTGGCAGTGGGAGATAGCACTGCGCGACAGGGTTTTAAATAATTAA